A portion of the Clostridium gelidum genome contains these proteins:
- the gltB gene encoding glutamate synthase large subunit, which translates to MENNNPTAQGLYNPSFEHDACGIGTIVNIDGEKSHEILSDCLTILEKLEHRGGTGADENTGDGAGILFNVPHKFFKEELKSKGIKLGPEGDYAVAMMFLPQEEKARKEAMRLFEDISKEENLELIGWREVQTNPSILGKASLEAMPSIVQAFVKRPNGTKSGKEFERKLYIVRRNIEKRAGWISKFLNETFYIASFSSKTIVYKGMLLSTQLREFYKDLEDERVETSLALVHSRYSTNTFPSWERAHPNRFMIHNGEINTLRGNVNKVYSRETNVRSRVLGKDLNRVLPIINKEGSDSAILDNNLEFLYMNGMDLTRAVMMTIPEPWYKSKTMSTEKRAFYEYNATLMEPWDGPASIVFTDGEKVGAVLDRNGLRPSRYYITKDRRLILSSEVGALDVPPENVEKKDRLMPGRMLLVDTVKKEVISDEELKNTYANENPYGEWLEENLVTLDKIKTSKKFKIEYDKETIKRLEKTFGYTYEEVKTTMLPMAETGAEPLAAMGVDTPIAVLSKQSQPLFNYFKQLFAQVTNPPIDSIREEIVTASNIYIGPEGNILEDRPINCEVLKLDSPIINDEELAKIKSLNDGNLRSKVIDIVFEKGSSLEDALDDLFEKAQSAYEKGYTVLILSDRNVCEAKLPIPSLLAVSALHQYLVQKGTRTSVGLIIESGEPREVHHFATLIGFGASAVNPYMAYESLRGLIEEGLLEVDYDKAVYNYSKAVLKGITKVLSKMGISTIQSYQGAQIFEAIGIGKEVIDRYFTNTTSRIGGIGLTEMQKEAEINHENGFRPKTYSADFTLDSPGYEKLRSGIDGAEEHLYNPLTIHKLQEATRNANYELFKEYTSLIDSEEAEINLRGLLEFDYNSKEIPLEEVEAVSEIVKRFKTGAMSYGSISKEAHEAIAIAMNRIGGRSNTGEGGEDKDRWILDENGDSRRSSIKQIASGRFGVTSEYLVNADELQIKLAQGAKPGEGGQLPATKVYPWVARTRHSTTGVGLISPPPHHDIYSIEDLAQLIYDLKNANTGARISVKLVSECGVGTVAAGVAKGGAEVILISGYDGGTGASPKNSIKNAGLPWELGLAEAHQTLLLNDLRERVRVEVDGKLMSGRDVAIAALLGAEEFGFATAPLVTLGCVMMRVCNLDTCPVGIATQNEELRKRFKGKPEYVVNFMYFIAEELREIMAKLGFRNIDEMIGRVDKLKQRENVHGWKAKSVDLSAILYTPDKYKGKVVKFDETKKYDFKLNKVMDEKIFTKKFKDAIENKEKISLEIDITNTDRTLGTILGSQITKATGSEGLPEDTISIKCNGSAGQSFGAFIPKGLTFEVEGDANDYLGKGLSGGKIIVYPPKKSTFVAEDNILIGNVALYGATSGKIFINGIAGERFCVRNSGATAVVEGVGAHGCEYMTGGKVVVLGKTGINFAAGMSGGIAYLYEEDEYFRINLNEEMVLLEELSLEDEEELKSLIEEHVGVTGSPKGNKILYNFETEKSKFHKIIPKDYKKVLETVEKYKNLGCDEDEALIKTFQEIRGI; encoded by the coding sequence ATGGAAAACAATAATCCGACTGCACAAGGACTATATAATCCAAGCTTTGAACATGATGCTTGTGGAATTGGAACTATAGTAAACATTGATGGTGAAAAGTCTCATGAAATTTTATCAGACTGTCTGACTATATTAGAAAAATTAGAACATAGAGGTGGTACAGGAGCTGATGAAAATACTGGAGATGGAGCAGGTATATTATTTAATGTACCTCACAAGTTCTTTAAAGAAGAACTAAAATCAAAAGGAATAAAACTAGGGCCTGAGGGCGACTATGCTGTTGCTATGATGTTCTTACCACAAGAAGAAAAGGCAAGAAAAGAAGCTATGAGACTTTTTGAGGATATATCAAAAGAAGAAAATCTTGAACTAATTGGGTGGAGAGAAGTTCAAACGAATCCTTCAATACTTGGAAAAGCATCTTTAGAGGCAATGCCTTCAATAGTGCAAGCTTTTGTAAAGAGACCTAATGGAACAAAATCAGGCAAAGAATTTGAAAGAAAATTATATATTGTTAGAAGAAATATAGAAAAAAGAGCTGGATGGATAAGTAAATTCTTAAATGAAACTTTTTATATAGCGTCTTTTTCATCAAAGACAATTGTATATAAAGGAATGCTTTTATCTACACAACTTCGAGAGTTTTATAAAGACTTAGAAGATGAAAGAGTTGAAACATCTTTAGCATTAGTTCATTCAAGATATAGCACTAATACATTCCCAAGTTGGGAAAGAGCACATCCAAACAGATTTATGATTCATAATGGTGAAATTAATACACTTCGTGGAAATGTAAATAAGGTTTATTCCAGAGAAACAAATGTTAGATCTAGAGTACTTGGAAAAGATTTAAACAGAGTATTGCCTATTATAAACAAAGAGGGGTCAGACTCTGCAATTTTAGACAATAATTTAGAATTTTTATATATGAACGGTATGGATTTAACTAGAGCAGTTATGATGACAATTCCGGAGCCATGGTATAAGAGTAAAACTATGAGCACCGAAAAGAGAGCTTTTTATGAATATAATGCTACACTAATGGAACCATGGGATGGTCCGGCATCTATCGTATTTACAGATGGTGAAAAAGTTGGTGCGGTTTTAGATAGAAATGGTTTAAGACCATCAAGATATTACATAACTAAAGATAGAAGATTAATTCTTTCATCAGAAGTTGGTGCTTTAGATGTGCCACCTGAAAATGTTGAAAAGAAAGACAGATTAATGCCAGGTAGAATGTTACTTGTAGATACAGTTAAGAAGGAAGTTATAAGTGATGAAGAATTAAAGAACACTTATGCAAATGAAAATCCTTATGGAGAATGGCTAGAAGAAAATTTAGTTACTTTAGATAAAATTAAAACTAGTAAAAAGTTCAAGATTGAATATGATAAAGAAACTATAAAAAGATTAGAAAAGACTTTCGGATATACTTATGAAGAAGTAAAGACAACTATGCTTCCAATGGCTGAAACTGGTGCAGAACCACTAGCGGCAATGGGAGTAGATACTCCAATAGCAGTGCTATCAAAGCAATCTCAACCATTATTTAATTACTTTAAGCAGTTATTTGCGCAAGTAACTAATCCACCTATAGATTCAATTCGAGAAGAAATAGTTACAGCCTCTAATATTTACATAGGACCAGAAGGTAACATATTGGAAGATAGACCAATAAATTGTGAAGTGCTTAAACTTGACTCACCAATAATAAATGATGAAGAGTTAGCTAAAATAAAGTCACTTAATGATGGGAATTTAAGATCAAAAGTTATTGATATTGTGTTTGAAAAAGGTAGCTCTTTAGAAGATGCATTAGATGATTTGTTTGAAAAAGCACAAAGTGCATATGAAAAAGGATATACTGTATTAATATTATCTGATAGAAATGTATGTGAAGCAAAACTGCCAATTCCATCATTGCTTGCAGTATCAGCACTTCATCAATATTTAGTTCAAAAGGGGACAAGAACATCAGTTGGATTGATAATTGAAAGTGGAGAGCCAAGAGAAGTTCATCATTTTGCTACTTTAATTGGATTTGGTGCATCAGCTGTAAATCCATATATGGCTTATGAATCTTTAAGAGGATTAATTGAAGAAGGATTACTTGAAGTAGATTATGATAAGGCTGTTTATAATTATAGTAAAGCAGTACTTAAAGGAATAACTAAAGTACTTTCTAAAATGGGTATTTCAACAATACAATCTTATCAAGGAGCTCAAATATTTGAAGCTATAGGTATAGGTAAAGAAGTTATTGATAGATATTTTACTAATACTACAAGTAGAATTGGTGGAATAGGATTAACTGAAATGCAAAAAGAAGCAGAAATAAATCATGAAAATGGATTTAGACCTAAAACTTATTCTGCTGACTTTACATTGGATTCACCAGGATATGAAAAACTTAGATCGGGTATCGATGGTGCGGAAGAGCATTTATATAACCCTTTAACTATTCATAAACTTCAAGAAGCTACTAGGAATGCAAATTATGAATTATTTAAAGAATATACTTCTTTAATTGATAGTGAAGAAGCTGAAATAAATTTAAGAGGATTATTAGAATTCGATTATAATTCTAAAGAAATTCCACTAGAAGAAGTTGAAGCAGTTTCAGAAATAGTTAAGAGATTTAAAACTGGAGCAATGTCTTATGGATCAATTTCTAAAGAAGCTCATGAAGCGATAGCTATTGCCATGAATAGAATTGGTGGTAGATCTAATACTGGTGAAGGCGGAGAAGATAAAGACAGATGGATTCTTGATGAAAATGGAGATTCAAGAAGATCTTCAATAAAGCAAATTGCATCTGGTAGATTTGGAGTAACTTCAGAGTATTTGGTAAATGCAGATGAACTTCAAATAAAATTAGCACAAGGAGCAAAACCAGGAGAAGGTGGTCAGCTGCCAGCTACAAAGGTTTATCCATGGGTTGCGAGGACTAGACATTCAACTACAGGTGTTGGACTTATATCACCACCACCACATCATGATATTTATTCAATAGAAGATTTAGCTCAATTAATTTATGATTTAAAAAATGCAAATACTGGTGCTAGAATATCTGTTAAGTTGGTTTCTGAATGTGGAGTTGGTACTGTTGCAGCTGGTGTTGCTAAGGGCGGAGCTGAAGTAATATTAATCTCAGGCTATGATGGAGGAACAGGGGCATCACCTAAGAACTCTATTAAAAATGCTGGACTTCCTTGGGAACTAGGACTTGCAGAAGCTCATCAAACTTTACTTCTTAATGATTTAAGAGAAAGAGTTAGAGTTGAAGTTGATGGTAAGCTTATGTCAGGCCGTGATGTTGCTATTGCTGCACTTCTTGGAGCAGAAGAATTTGGATTTGCAACTGCACCACTTGTAACACTTGGTTGTGTTATGATGAGAGTTTGTAATTTAGATACTTGCCCTGTAGGTATTGCAACTCAAAATGAAGAGCTTAGAAAGAGATTTAAAGGAAAACCAGAATATGTTGTTAACTTTATGTACTTTATAGCAGAGGAACTTAGAGAAATAATGGCTAAGCTTGGATTTAGAAATATTGATGAAATGATTGGTAGAGTAGATAAACTTAAGCAAAGAGAAAATGTTCATGGCTGGAAGGCTAAGAGTGTTGATTTAAGTGCTATACTTTATACTCCAGATAAATATAAAGGTAAAGTCGTTAAATTTGATGAAACTAAGAAGTATGACTTTAAATTGAACAAAGTAATGGATGAAAAAATATTTACAAAAAAATTCAAAGATGCTATAGAAAATAAAGAAAAGATAAGTTTAGAAATTGACATAACTAATACTGATAGAACCCTTGGAACTATTCTTGGTTCACAAATAACTAAGGCAACTGGATCAGAAGGTTTACCAGAAGATACTATAAGCATTAAGTGTAATGGATCAGCAGGTCAAAGCTTTGGAGCATTTATTCCAAAGGGATTAACTTTTGAAGTCGAGGGAGATGCCAATGACTACCTTGGTAAGGGATTATCAGGTGGTAAGATTATAGTATATCCTCCAAAGAAATCAACATTTGTAGCTGAAGACAATATTCTAATTGGAAATGTTGCTTTATATGGTGCAACTTCAGGTAAAATATTTATAAATGGTATTGCAGGAGAAAGATTCTGCGTTAGAAATTCAGGTGCAACTGCTGTTGTTGAAGGCGTAGGAGCTCATGGATGTGAATACATGACAGGTGGAAAAGTTGTTGTTTTAGGTAAAACGGGAATTAACTTTGCTGCAGGCATGAGTGGAGGAATTGCTTACCTTTATGAAGAAGATGAATATTTCAGAATAAATTTAAATGAAGAAATGGTTTTATTGGAAGAATTAAGTTTAGAAGATGAAGAAGAATTAAAGAGTTTAATTGAGGAGCATGTAGGCGTTACAGGGTCCCCAAAAGGAAATAAGATATTATACAACTTTGAAACAGAAAAATCTAAATTCCATAAGATAATTCCAAAAGATTATAAGAAAGTATTAGAAACTGTTGAGAAGTATAAGAATCTTGGATGTGATGAGGATGAAGCATTAATTAAAACTTTCCAAGAAATTAGAGGAATATAG
- a CDS encoding glutamate synthase subunit beta has protein sequence MGKPTGFLEYDREEGKNREPKERLKDYKEFHKRLPLEKQCIQGARCMDCGVPFCQSGVLFSGMVSGCPLHNLIPEWNDLVYRGKWDLAYERLNKTNPFPEFTGRVCPAPCESACTAGINGPSIAIKENERTIIDVAFENGTVKANPPLKRTGKTVAVIGSGPAGLAAADTLNKCGHKVTVLERSDRPGGLLMYGIPNMKLDKEVILRRVHLMAEEGVKFVNNANVGDNYDAKQISNEYDAVVLATGASEPRDLQVEGRAEAKGVYFAVDFLKSNTKSLLDSNHSDNNYISAKDKNVIVIGGGDTGTDCVGTSLRHGCKSLVQFEIMGEPGKERSANNPWPEWPKVLKVDYGQEEFIELYGKDPREYLTTVTALHKDKDGNVESVDTVKVEWKKDESGRFSPIPVKGSEKIYKAELVLLAMGFTGSQNYIKDAFGVESDPRTNIKAGEADFRTNIPKIFATGDARRGQSLVVTAINEGIQAGIAVNKFLRK, from the coding sequence ATGGGTAAACCAACAGGATTTTTAGAGTACGATAGAGAAGAAGGTAAAAATAGAGAACCTAAAGAAAGATTAAAAGACTATAAAGAGTTTCATAAAAGACTTCCTTTAGAAAAACAATGCATTCAAGGGGCAAGATGTATGGATTGTGGGGTACCATTTTGTCAATCAGGAGTATTATTTTCAGGTATGGTATCAGGATGTCCACTTCACAATTTAATTCCTGAATGGAATGATTTAGTTTATAGAGGAAAATGGGATTTAGCTTATGAAAGATTAAATAAAACTAACCCATTCCCTGAATTTACTGGAAGAGTATGTCCAGCACCTTGTGAATCAGCATGTACAGCTGGAATAAATGGACCTTCAATTGCAATAAAAGAAAATGAAAGAACTATAATTGATGTTGCTTTTGAAAATGGTACAGTTAAAGCAAATCCTCCACTTAAGAGAACAGGAAAGACAGTTGCAGTAATTGGTTCGGGTCCAGCAGGACTTGCAGCAGCAGATACATTAAATAAATGTGGTCATAAGGTTACTGTATTAGAAAGAAGTGACAGACCAGGTGGATTATTGATGTATGGAATTCCTAACATGAAGCTTGATAAAGAGGTTATTTTAAGAAGAGTACATCTTATGGCAGAAGAAGGAGTTAAATTTGTAAACAATGCAAATGTTGGTGACAACTATGATGCAAAACAAATATCAAACGAATATGATGCAGTAGTTCTTGCAACAGGAGCATCAGAACCAAGAGATCTTCAAGTAGAAGGAAGAGCTGAAGCTAAAGGAGTTTATTTTGCAGTAGATTTCTTAAAATCCAATACTAAAAGTCTTTTAGATTCAAATCACTCAGATAATAACTACATTTCTGCAAAAGATAAAAATGTAATTGTAATTGGTGGTGGAGATACAGGAACAGACTGCGTTGGAACTTCACTTAGACATGGCTGCAAATCATTAGTACAATTTGAAATAATGGGAGAGCCAGGGAAAGAAAGAAGTGCAAATAATCCATGGCCAGAATGGCCTAAAGTTCTAAAGGTTGACTATGGCCAAGAAGAATTTATAGAGTTATATGGCAAAGATCCACGAGAATATTTAACAACAGTTACAGCTCTTCATAAAGATAAAGATGGAAATGTTGAAAGTGTTGATACTGTAAAAGTTGAATGGAAAAAGGATGAGAGTGGAAGATTTTCACCAATACCAGTTAAAGGATCAGAAAAAATTTATAAAGCTGAACTTGTATTACTTGCAATGGGATTCACTGGTTCACAAAACTACATTAAAGATGCTTTTGGTGTAGAATCAGATCCGAGAACTAATATAAAAGCAGGAGAAGCAGATTTTAGAACTAATATTCCTAAAATCTTTGCAACAGGTGATGCTAGACGAGGTCAATCACTAGTTGTAACTGCAATAAATGAAGGAATACAAGCAGGAATAGCTGTTAATAAATTTTTAAGAAAATAA
- a CDS encoding CPBP family intramembrane glutamic endopeptidase, whose amino-acid sequence MKVFRNDINQIRSGWKIGIVFSSFYITILMISSIFTIIYSVIAMVNNSEFVSDQISNTDYIQEQFSGMTHFPAVFLQLMQCMAMIFFIVLFWRVLDGRKLKDIGLTNIKSSSKDLCIGLLIGAISFTIVAIVLLTTKSVELANDFNKPKFSLVLIIQLIIFIFVGFNEELFRGYCMTVLKQTKKSWIPIIVSSVIFALMHSMNAGISLLAYINLFLFGISMGYLFMKTKNIWMCIGYHITWNYFQGDVFGFLVSGNVTDSIYAIRTISPNLINGGSFGPEGGLVVTILLVITIFIIYRFLPSRKA is encoded by the coding sequence ATGAAAGTTTTTAGAAATGATATTAATCAAATAAGATCTGGGTGGAAAATAGGAATTGTTTTTAGCTCGTTTTATATTACAATATTAATGATTTCATCAATTTTTACTATAATATATTCTGTAATTGCTATGGTTAATAATTCGGAATTTGTATCAGACCAAATTAGTAATACAGATTATATACAAGAACAATTTTCAGGTATGACCCATTTTCCAGCGGTATTTTTACAGTTAATGCAGTGCATGGCTATGATATTTTTTATTGTTCTATTTTGGAGAGTATTAGATGGAAGAAAACTTAAAGATATTGGGCTTACTAATATAAAAAGTAGCTCAAAGGATCTGTGTATTGGATTATTAATTGGAGCAATATCTTTTACAATTGTTGCAATTGTATTGCTAACAACAAAATCTGTAGAATTAGCAAATGACTTTAATAAACCTAAATTTTCTTTAGTATTAATTATACAGCTAATTATTTTTATTTTTGTAGGATTTAATGAAGAACTTTTTAGAGGATATTGTATGACTGTTTTAAAACAAACTAAAAAATCATGGATACCTATTATAGTTTCATCAGTAATTTTTGCATTAATGCATTCAATGAATGCTGGTATAAGTTTATTAGCTTATATCAATTTATTTTTATTTGGAATCTCCATGGGATATTTATTTATGAAAACTAAAAATATATGGATGTGCATAGGTTATCATATAACATGGAATTACTTTCAAGGGGATGTTTTTGGATTTTTAGTAAGTGGTAATGTTACAGATTCTATATATGCTATAAGGACAATAAGTCCAAATCTAATTAATGGAGGTAGCTTTGGACCAGAGGGTGGACTAGTAGTTACAATATTATTAGTGATAACAATTTTCATAATATATAGATTTTTACCTAGTAGAAAAGCTTAG
- a CDS encoding glutamine synthetase III family protein, with protein sequence MNKINEIFASNVFSDAVMKERLPKAIYKALKKTIEKGTSLQPEVADVVASAMKDWAVEKGATHFTHWFQPMTGITAEKHDSFINPTADGNVLLEFSGKELIKGEPDASSFPSGGLRVTFEARGYTAWDCTSPAFLKDGSLCIPTAFCSYNGEALDKKTPLLRSMEAINKQALRVLRALGNTTTQKVITTVGPEQEYFLIDKSMYDARKDLILTGRTLFGAKPSKGQELEDHYFGALTKRSSDFMKELDEELWKLGILAKTKHNEVAPAQHELAPIFSTTNISTDHNQLTMELMKKVASRHDLYCLLHEKPFAGVNGSGKHNNWSMATNDGMNLLEPGKSPHENQQFLLFLCAVIKAVDEYPDLLRVSAANAGNDHRLGANEAPPAIISMFLGDQLEDVLEQIEKGPATSSISSSELTIGVNTLPPLPKDATDRNRTSPFAFTGNKFEFRMVPSSASISGCNFVLNTIVAETLSEIADKLEKATDLNAEIQSILTNIVKTHKRIIFNGNGYSDEWVVEAERRGLPNIKSTVEAAKAMISEKNQAVLEKHGVLTKVESTSRYEITLENYNKIINIEALTTLEMAKRQIIPAVIQFTTSLAESINSIKATGINADISVQTELLTEVSTLTASLNKNVKILEKAVEKADNFQGDIFDLGMMYRYEVFEQMNTLRADADKLETMVDEEFWPLPTYGDMLFNI encoded by the coding sequence ATGAACAAAATCAATGAAATTTTTGCTTCAAATGTATTTAGCGATGCTGTAATGAAAGAACGTCTTCCTAAGGCTATTTATAAAGCTTTAAAAAAGACAATTGAAAAAGGTACTTCTCTTCAACCAGAAGTTGCAGATGTTGTTGCATCTGCAATGAAAGATTGGGCTGTTGAAAAAGGTGCTACTCACTTTACTCACTGGTTCCAACCAATGACTGGAATTACTGCTGAAAAACATGATTCTTTTATAAATCCAACAGCAGACGGAAATGTATTGTTAGAATTTTCAGGTAAAGAATTAATTAAAGGTGAACCCGATGCATCTTCATTTCCTTCAGGAGGCCTTCGAGTTACTTTTGAAGCTAGAGGATATACTGCATGGGATTGTACTTCACCAGCATTTTTAAAAGATGGTTCATTATGCATACCTACTGCATTCTGTTCTTATAATGGAGAAGCTTTAGATAAGAAGACTCCTTTATTACGTTCAATGGAAGCTATAAATAAACAAGCTCTACGTGTTTTAAGAGCACTTGGGAATACGACTACTCAAAAAGTTATTACAACTGTAGGGCCTGAACAAGAATACTTTTTAATTGACAAGTCAATGTATGATGCTCGTAAGGACCTTATACTTACAGGCAGAACATTATTTGGAGCAAAACCTTCAAAGGGTCAAGAACTTGAAGATCATTACTTTGGAGCATTAACAAAAAGAAGTTCTGATTTCATGAAAGAGCTAGATGAAGAACTGTGGAAGCTTGGAATATTAGCGAAAACTAAGCATAATGAAGTTGCTCCTGCTCAACATGAGTTAGCTCCTATATTTAGTACAACAAATATATCAACTGACCACAACCAACTTACAATGGAATTAATGAAGAAAGTTGCTTCAAGACATGACTTATATTGTTTACTTCATGAAAAACCATTCGCTGGAGTAAATGGATCAGGTAAGCATAACAACTGGTCGATGGCTACTAATGATGGAATGAATCTTCTTGAACCAGGTAAATCTCCACATGAAAATCAACAATTCCTTTTATTCCTTTGTGCTGTAATAAAAGCTGTTGATGAATATCCAGATTTACTTCGAGTATCAGCTGCTAACGCTGGAAATGACCATCGTTTAGGTGCTAATGAAGCTCCTCCAGCTATAATTTCTATGTTCCTTGGAGATCAATTAGAAGACGTACTTGAACAAATTGAAAAAGGTCCAGCTACAAGTTCTATATCTTCAAGTGAATTAACTATTGGAGTGAATACATTACCTCCACTTCCCAAAGATGCAACTGACAGAAACAGAACTTCTCCATTTGCATTCACAGGAAATAAATTTGAATTTAGAATGGTTCCATCTTCAGCTTCAATTTCTGGTTGCAATTTCGTTTTAAATACAATAGTTGCTGAAACTTTATCTGAAATTGCAGATAAACTTGAAAAAGCTACTGATTTAAATGCTGAAATACAATCAATTTTAACTAATATTGTTAAAACTCATAAGAGAATTATCTTTAACGGTAACGGATATTCAGATGAATGGGTTGTTGAAGCTGAAAGAAGAGGTCTACCAAACATTAAATCTACTGTAGAAGCTGCTAAAGCTATGATTTCTGAAAAGAATCAAGCTGTACTAGAAAAGCATGGAGTTTTAACTAAAGTAGAATCAACATCTCGTTACGAAATCACTCTTGAAAATTACAATAAGATTATAAATATAGAAGCTTTAACAACACTTGAAATGGCAAAACGTCAAATTATACCTGCAGTAATTCAATTTACTACAAGTCTTGCTGAATCAATAAACAGTATTAAAGCTACTGGAATAAATGCAGATATATCAGTTCAAACTGAATTGTTAACAGAAGTTTCAACATTAACAGCTTCATTAAACAAAAATGTAAAAATTCTTGAAAAAGCAGTTGAAAAAGCTGACAACTTCCAAGGAGATATATTTGACTTAGGAATGATGTACAGATATGAAGTATTCGAACAAATGAATACTTTAAGAGCAGATGCTGATAAACTTGAAACTATGGTTGATGAAGAATTCTGGCCACTACCAACTTATGGAGATATGTTATTCAACATATAA
- a CDS encoding LTA synthase family protein, with protein sequence MKLLKMKNILKKIIFFPLNILSNHNIQLMIFVILAFLIKSILFVVLLDPSFNSFINSASYSFVYLPFIVFIYSFGYIFSKNKRIIFYIISSLIYSILLLNDLWYFRVNGDFWGFKQIFFSGNFNPSQKSLINFKLIDLTLFIDTIFMILLFIFKKLYISGKEDIKKFIISLLTSIIMFITCYMYFAFIEISVFGNKSICSQRSPLISVQASGPLTYHLVESITSAKEYLNSKLKVNSNDQQLIQKWFKENNENLPDNEFKSIAKGKNVIFLQIESLENFVINQKTNNQEITPFLNKLSREGLYFNNIYEQNNGGHSIDCDFLVNTSIYPSGNRVSAIAYGENIYPNSFPRILSRYGYTTITSRPEDPGDFDWMKLHKNCFGVSNVFSILDYNNDEKIGYGLSDRSSLIQFSDKLKKLNPPFFAQTCTLTSHGPFNLDSKYRQLKLPIEIDTNYLGGYFESLHYTDAQLELFFKKLEANNLLNNSIIVIYGDHTGVHKYYNDSIQNLNYEENWWKDFDHKIPLIIYSPGITPTVIKSSGGQTDILPTLCYILGVNDDLYRKTSMGRVLVNTNIDATVIKDTATNSNTIKGTLKNYKEERHLLDAYTIGEKIIQANYFSRP encoded by the coding sequence ATGAAATTATTAAAAATGAAAAATATTCTCAAAAAGATAATATTCTTTCCGCTAAATATTTTATCCAATCATAATATTCAACTTATGATATTTGTAATTTTAGCCTTCCTAATAAAAAGTATATTATTTGTAGTTTTATTAGATCCAAGTTTTAATTCATTTATAAATAGCGCCTCTTATTCTTTTGTTTATTTACCTTTTATAGTTTTTATTTATTCTTTTGGATACATATTTTCTAAAAATAAGCGTATTATTTTTTATATTATTTCAAGCCTTATTTATAGTATTTTGTTATTAAATGATTTATGGTATTTTAGGGTAAATGGAGACTTTTGGGGTTTTAAGCAAATATTTTTTAGTGGTAATTTTAACCCTAGTCAAAAATCTTTAATCAATTTCAAACTAATTGATCTCACTCTTTTTATAGATACTATATTTATGATTTTATTGTTTATTTTTAAAAAGTTGTATATCTCAGGTAAAGAGGATATAAAAAAGTTCATTATATCATTATTAACTTCAATTATAATGTTTATAACCTGTTATATGTATTTTGCTTTTATTGAGATAAGTGTCTTTGGTAATAAATCAATATGTTCTCAACGTTCACCATTAATATCGGTACAAGCTTCTGGTCCATTAACATATCATTTAGTTGAAAGTATAACTTCTGCTAAAGAATATTTAAATAGTAAGCTTAAAGTGAACTCAAATGATCAACAATTAATTCAAAAATGGTTTAAAGAGAATAATGAAAACCTGCCTGATAACGAATTTAAATCTATAGCAAAAGGTAAAAATGTTATTTTTCTTCAAATTGAATCTTTAGAGAATTTTGTGATTAATCAAAAGACAAATAACCAAGAAATAACACCTTTTCTTAATAAACTTTCAAGGGAAGGATTATATTTTAATAATATATACGAGCAAAATAATGGAGGCCATAGTATTGATTGCGATTTTTTAGTTAATACCTCTATTTATCCTTCTGGTAACAGAGTTTCAGCCATTGCTTACGGGGAAAATATATATCCAAATTCATTTCCTCGAATTCTTTCTAGGTACGGCTATACTACAATAACTTCTCGTCCTGAAGATCCAGGTGATTTTGATTGGATGAAACTACATAAGAATTGCTTTGGAGTTAGTAATGTATTTAGTATTTTAGATTATAATAATGATGAAAAAATCGGTTATGGCTTATCTGATAGAAGTTCTCTCATTCAATTTTCAGATAAACTAAAAAAACTAAATCCCCCATTTTTTGCTCAAACTTGTACATTAACAAGTCATGGACCGTTTAATTTAGATAGCAAATATCGTCAATTAAAATTGCCAATTGAAATTGATACAAACTATTTGGGCGGATATTTTGAGAGCCTTCACTATACAGATGCACAACTAGAATTATTTTTCAAAAAGCTTGAAGCTAATAATCTCTTAAATAACAGCATTATTGTTATCTATGGTGACCATACTGGAGTACATAAATATTATAACGATTCTATACAAAACCTTAATTATGAAGAAAATTGGTGGAAGGACTTCGACCATAAAATACCCTTAATAATATATTCTCCTGGGATTACTCCAACTGTCATAAAATCTTCCGGAGGACAAACTGATATACTACCAACACTTTGTTATATTTTAGGCGTTAATGATGACTTATACAGGAAAACTTCAATGGGAAGAGTTCTTGTTAATACTAATATTGATGCAACAGTAATAAAGGATACTGCAACAAATAGCAATACAATAAAAGGTACTCTAAAAAACTATAAAGAAGAACGCCATCTTCTTGATGCTTACACTATTGGAGAAAAAATCATACAGGCTAATTATTTTTCAAGACCGTAA